The Chryseobacterium wanjuense genome includes a window with the following:
- a CDS encoding immunity 51 family protein, which yields MEAYNFETTIKPFFWVASEKTFSVCLNAGSYKPEIFEWRKNEGFEGNGYDWTSLAKVFLNEKKSGLSGDIKFDPEADMFCAYSSNPESLKEFVLDFKKACEDEMLIQDLFSKAELD from the coding sequence ATGGAAGCCTACAACTTTGAAACAACGATTAAACCCTTTTTTTGGGTAGCCTCAGAAAAAACTTTTTCAGTATGTTTGAATGCAGGATCTTACAAACCCGAAATTTTCGAATGGCGAAAAAATGAAGGTTTTGAAGGCAACGGATACGATTGGACATCATTGGCAAAGGTTTTTTTGAACGAGAAAAAATCCGGTTTGTCAGGAGATATCAAATTCGATCCCGAAGCAGATATGTTTTGTGCCTATTCCTCAAATCCTGAAAGCCTGAAAGAGTTTGTCTTGGACTTTAAAAAAGCTTGTGAAGACGAAATGCTGATCCAGGATTTATTTTCTAAAGCTGAATTGGATTAA
- a CDS encoding DUF5977 domain-containing protein, whose protein sequence is MRIKYKMFLFLPLLIGTIYKGQINLLDKQMQSVATPEVASLMKYSDFPSLGYIGKTDISIPIYNINFGKIKLPLGLSYNTKGNKVADIATSVGLGWSLNAGGNLTVKVNDMNDFTESYTYYTTATFEPELSLEWYRQSKGYLTKEYSMLVNNNNYGLCINTKIGANDDFFVDAAPDFYYINAPGFNDKFYLTKINDTQFKANFFNSTNAKLNNTLNLIPRINCAGFESTGFGNKGRAGVYYQVDEFEIIGENGYIYTFNDFESARLREYPQTIISHDAFQINNWYLTKIKDPYSGREMNFEYESYTNNYEHPSLTTLGDVNFGNYPMSYNYELGRMGSNFVYPAVFNKVTTSQLYPKRIKKITTDEEVVDFQYSFNRIDYPGNGLTNIQVKNKNGTIIKQTDFSYDYFNSVNCSSGDYECKRLKLNSITDSSLGTYRFYYDANSFPPRNSSKVDFLGYYNNNDSDIVFSKDNFHEDQYNYYPGTKIYFYPDLVRDQLLPFQLINKGTYATTSGVDRSAKTISKLGLLKRLIYPTGGSVELSYENDDFIYEGEKYILGSTRISKMKLYDSQNIVSKEINYKYVNEDNKSSGQINFIKTPANSAHTEISSGIGFSTDAIVGYSRIIEEVAGKGYVERKYSNFNDYPDKFMTSDYNFTDQGTRNFLKFLKFPSSYVQSFDERRGKPTVENYYKEGIIDPIKKIKYSYNYQVKDSLKVQKVFTSYDNYTHDATHNYTASNYLLRYFNNTSSNTKEDFFSGNNIKEENFYSYDDTRLTYKKTVSSGDTTEEYYRNAKDKSIQKLIDVNILDKPVEVEKKKNGKTLSKQEVKYENTSNIFPSSELSYDLSTNLMGTEVTYDKYDSKGNLLQYTTKNNIPVTVIWGYRQSQPIAKIEGANYTQIIQAFGLNTNDNNAYLDLDIVKKSDLHFDDTTESELISKLNDFRNKPALKDFTITTYTHTPLIGVKSITSASGNKEGYKYDTANRLEKVSDIENKTVKEYKYNYAPVIYYNNEKQQAFMTNNCAPGTLPASGTYTVSIGKYSSTISQADADQKAQNDINTNGQNYVNSHFNCTPYVCTITPTYLADIYYSSFQEISTNHIKAILSLPLTNSSGGAAPNWSNGVLIGTLDTLCRPNSYKSISVSTTNGSWNVSISPSGGVTLMSTSSSNPSGSTTLNFEYDK, encoded by the coding sequence ATGAGAATTAAATATAAAATGTTTCTGTTCTTGCCTTTATTGATAGGAACAATATATAAGGGACAGATAAATTTACTTGATAAACAAATGCAAAGTGTTGCTACACCGGAAGTAGCAAGCTTAATGAAGTATAGTGATTTTCCATCATTGGGTTATATAGGAAAGACAGATATATCTATTCCGATATATAATATTAATTTCGGAAAAATTAAATTACCTCTAGGGCTTTCTTATAATACTAAAGGAAATAAAGTTGCTGATATTGCAACATCAGTTGGTTTAGGCTGGAGCTTAAATGCAGGCGGGAATCTTACTGTAAAAGTCAATGACATGAATGACTTTACGGAGTCATATACTTATTACACAACTGCAACTTTTGAACCTGAACTATCACTAGAATGGTATAGACAATCAAAGGGATATTTGACAAAGGAATATTCTATGCTAGTAAATAATAATAACTATGGACTTTGTATTAACACTAAAATTGGAGCAAATGATGATTTCTTTGTAGATGCAGCACCCGATTTTTATTATATTAATGCCCCTGGTTTTAATGATAAATTTTATTTAACAAAAATTAATGATACGCAATTTAAGGCCAATTTTTTTAATTCTACTAATGCCAAACTTAATAATACATTAAATCTTATACCTAGAATAAATTGTGCAGGCTTTGAGAGTACCGGTTTTGGTAACAAAGGGAGAGCCGGTGTTTATTATCAAGTTGATGAATTTGAAATTATAGGTGAAAATGGATATATATATACATTTAATGATTTTGAATCAGCTAGATTGAGAGAATATCCACAAACTATAATAAGTCATGATGCTTTTCAGATAAACAATTGGTACCTAACAAAGATTAAAGATCCATATTCTGGAAGAGAAATGAATTTTGAATATGAAAGTTACACAAATAATTATGAACATCCATCTTTGACGACCTTAGGAGATGTTAATTTTGGAAATTATCCTATGTCCTATAATTATGAATTAGGAAGGATGGGTTCTAATTTTGTATATCCCGCTGTTTTTAATAAAGTTACTACCTCTCAACTATATCCAAAAAGAATAAAAAAAATAACAACAGATGAAGAAGTTGTTGACTTTCAATATTCTTTTAACAGAATTGATTATCCAGGAAATGGATTGACAAATATCCAGGTAAAAAATAAAAATGGTACTATCATTAAACAAACGGATTTCAGTTACGATTATTTTAATTCTGTAAATTGCTCTTCTGGGGATTATGAATGCAAACGGTTGAAATTAAACTCGATTACAGATTCTAGTCTAGGAACTTATAGATTCTACTATGATGCCAACAGTTTTCCTCCTAGAAATTCTTCAAAAGTTGACTTTTTAGGATATTATAATAACAATGACTCAGATATTGTCTTTTCAAAAGATAATTTTCATGAAGATCAGTACAATTATTATCCAGGAACTAAAATTTATTTTTATCCAGATCTTGTAAGGGATCAACTTTTGCCTTTTCAATTAATAAATAAAGGAACATATGCAACGACATCTGGTGTGGATAGATCCGCAAAAACTATTTCCAAGCTAGGATTACTAAAAAGATTGATTTATCCGACTGGAGGTTCTGTAGAATTGAGTTATGAAAATGATGATTTTATATATGAAGGAGAGAAGTATATACTTGGAAGTACTAGAATTAGCAAGATGAAATTATATGATTCACAGAATATTGTGAGCAAAGAAATTAACTATAAATATGTCAACGAGGATAATAAATCGTCAGGACAAATTAATTTTATTAAAACTCCTGCAAATTCAGCACATACTGAAATTTCTTCAGGAATAGGTTTTAGTACTGACGCCATTGTAGGTTATTCAAGAATTATTGAAGAGGTTGCTGGGAAAGGTTATGTAGAAAGAAAGTATAGTAATTTCAATGATTATCCAGACAAATTTATGACCTCTGATTATAACTTCACTGATCAAGGAACAAGAAACTTTTTAAAATTCCTAAAATTTCCAAGTTCATATGTTCAGTCTTTCGATGAAAGAAGAGGAAAACCTACAGTTGAAAATTATTACAAGGAAGGTATTATTGATCCAATAAAAAAAATAAAATATTCATACAATTATCAGGTAAAAGATTCTTTAAAGGTTCAAAAGGTATTTACCTCCTATGATAACTATACTCACGATGCTACACATAACTATACCGCTTCAAACTATTTATTGAGATACTTTAACAACACCAGCTCTAATACCAAAGAAGATTTCTTTTCAGGCAACAATATAAAGGAAGAAAATTTTTACAGTTATGATGATACAAGATTAACTTATAAAAAAACTGTCTCAAGCGGAGATACCACTGAAGAGTACTATAGAAATGCCAAAGACAAATCTATACAGAAATTAATTGATGTTAATATTTTAGATAAACCTGTTGAAGTAGAAAAGAAGAAGAATGGAAAGACATTAAGCAAACAAGAAGTTAAATATGAGAACACTTCCAATATATTTCCAAGTTCTGAGTTGTCATATGACCTGAGTACAAACTTAATGGGAACAGAAGTTACTTATGATAAATATGACTCTAAAGGTAATTTATTACAATACACAACAAAAAATAATATCCCCGTAACGGTTATTTGGGGGTACAGACAAAGCCAGCCGATAGCAAAAATCGAAGGAGCTAATTACACTCAGATTATACAGGCTTTTGGTTTGAATACAAATGATAATAATGCTTACTTGGATTTAGACATTGTTAAGAAATCTGATTTACATTTTGATGATACTACTGAGTCTGAGCTAATTTCAAAACTCAACGATTTTAGAAATAAACCAGCGTTAAAAGATTTTACTATAACGACATACACTCATACTCCTCTTATTGGTGTTAAAAGCATTACATCTGCATCGGGAAATAAGGAAGGTTATAAATATGATACAGCCAACAGATTAGAAAAAGTTTCAGATATTGAAAATAAAACAGTAAAAGAGTATAAATATAATTACGCCCCAGTTATTTATTACAATAATGAAAAACAACAAGCTTTTATGACTAATAATTGTGCTCCTGGAACTCTTCCAGCATCAGGTACATATACTGTGTCTATCGGTAAATACTCATCTACAATAAGTCAGGCAGATGCTGATCAGAAAGCTCAAAATGATATTAATACTAATGGTCAAAATTATGTCAATTCACACTTTAATTGTACTCCATACGTTTGTACAATAACGCCTACATATCTTGCTGACATATATTATTCTTCATTCCAGGAAATTTCAACCAATCATATTAAGGCAATTTTGAGTCTTCCATTAACTAACTCTAGTGGTGGGGCTGCTCCAAATTGGTCTAATGGCGTTTTAATCGGAACTTTAGATACCTTATGTCGACCTAATTCTTACAAAAGCATTAGTGTATCCACAACCAATGGCTCGTGGAATGTATCAATATCACCAAGTGGAGGTGTAACGCTAATGTCTACAAGCAGTAGTAATCCTTCAGGTTCTACAACGTTAAATTTTGAATACGATAAATAA
- a CDS encoding T9SS type A sorting domain-containing protein has product MNKFYTGALFLCTILSTSAQEVVWQKDIKSSTQDFLSQVTTTIDQQYLITGSSIQAGGQKMGAGSKQNNGYDYHFIKLNQQGEEVWEKYFSGQNHDFLSATVATQEGGFLAAGTSYSGKGLDKKDESKGGSDFWLIRLNEFGDELWQKTIGGASDEEARAVIQTTDFGFFVAGSFVSAQDSKMKGYGSKDVLIVRLDKNGKELSQLVLGGKGLDEVEKMIPTKDGGALLGIYSRSSEFRGSGSEVQSSDSKTSNPASRYPKSTNNFGEGDYWIIKLSKDGKVEWEKNFGGKGDDHLRTLALTSTGYLIGGESRSERSGNKSVGIEEGTDLWLISLDERGEEIWQKSYNFKNRDVLMGMSVISGMMEDGSGKSKGILLGGYTQAEGRIENDDETFWMLYLDQNGNEQWRKHVKGESRKKEERLSDIKLNRDGSIILAGTSAEELGKENWKIVKLGDKQIDQLIEKQDIKIYPNPVSDYAYVEIEFDFKEADILMYDMSGRQLQSLKTKNKVTKMNTQNLIQGAYLITIKTDTNKTANAKLIKK; this is encoded by the coding sequence ATGAATAAATTCTACACAGGTGCACTTTTCTTGTGCACAATTCTGAGTACATCTGCTCAGGAAGTAGTCTGGCAGAAAGACATTAAATCCTCGACTCAAGATTTTTTAAGTCAGGTTACCACAACCATCGATCAGCAATATCTCATTACAGGAAGCTCGATTCAGGCTGGAGGCCAGAAGATGGGAGCTGGAAGTAAGCAGAATAACGGTTATGACTATCATTTTATAAAATTAAACCAGCAAGGAGAAGAAGTCTGGGAGAAATATTTCTCAGGGCAGAATCATGATTTCCTGTCAGCAACAGTGGCTACTCAGGAAGGTGGATTTTTAGCGGCAGGAACTTCTTATTCAGGAAAAGGATTGGATAAAAAAGACGAATCCAAAGGAGGATCAGACTTTTGGCTGATTAGACTCAATGAATTTGGAGATGAATTGTGGCAGAAAACCATTGGCGGAGCTTCTGATGAAGAAGCAAGAGCTGTTATTCAAACCACAGATTTCGGATTTTTTGTGGCCGGATCCTTCGTCTCCGCTCAGGACTCTAAAATGAAGGGTTACGGATCGAAAGATGTTCTCATTGTAAGGCTTGATAAAAACGGAAAAGAATTATCACAACTTGTTTTAGGAGGAAAAGGACTCGATGAAGTTGAAAAAATGATTCCAACAAAGGATGGTGGCGCTTTATTGGGAATATATTCAAGGAGTTCCGAGTTTCGTGGTTCGGGTTCAGAAGTTCAAAGTTCAGACAGTAAAACCTCGAATCCCGCATCCCGTTATCCAAAATCGACCAACAATTTCGGTGAAGGCGATTACTGGATCATTAAACTTTCAAAAGACGGAAAAGTAGAATGGGAAAAGAACTTTGGAGGAAAAGGTGATGATCATTTGAGAACCTTGGCTCTAACATCAACAGGATATTTAATCGGAGGAGAATCAAGATCGGAAAGGTCTGGAAATAAATCTGTAGGAATCGAAGAAGGAACAGACTTATGGTTGATTTCCCTCGATGAAAGAGGAGAAGAAATCTGGCAGAAATCTTACAATTTCAAAAACAGGGATGTTTTGATGGGAATGAGTGTGATAAGCGGGATGATGGAAGATGGAAGCGGGAAGTCTAAAGGGATTTTGTTAGGAGGCTATACTCAGGCAGAAGGAAGGATTGAAAATGACGATGAAACTTTTTGGATGTTATATCTTGATCAAAATGGTAATGAGCAGTGGAGAAAACATGTAAAGGGAGAATCGAGAAAGAAGGAGGAAAGATTGTCTGATATAAAATTAAACAGAGACGGTTCGATCATCCTTGCAGGAACCAGTGCAGAGGAATTAGGAAAAGAAAACTGGAAGATTGTAAAATTGGGAGATAAGCAGATTGATCAGTTGATTGAAAAACAGGATATTAAGATCTATCCGAATCCAGTATCAGATTATGCTTATGTGGAAATCGAATTTGATTTTAAAGAAGCTGATATTTTGATGTATGATATGTCGGGAAGACAATTGCAAAGTTTGAAAACCAAGAATAAGGTAACGAAAATGAATACTCAGAATTTGATTCAGGGAGCTTATCTCATCACTATAAAAACTGATACAAATAAAACGGCGAATGCTAAACTTATAAAGAAATAG
- a CDS encoding RHS repeat-associated core domain-containing protein — protein MADQNKIKKIKVAKPDMNPDRSLSVSADVTSFSKEKTTQGWKNGMKNNFDSLNPVSMVKSVAGGDGGESKSSGGGGGGTSVSAENTAPQSKVKLIKVNTPAISPTAIQHTSKHFDIVLAIDIHWTLIPPPPSFMLIPLPLPHPFIGIVFDVMDYIKFSIPVPQFIRNLKPDLPESIPMGGSIYVHGRHKATTTTSVMGVVIPFKHVTSLIPVYMIPFPQEAPHEGEVYYGAQTVLGQGSKMSGNQPQQVLTCMGLPFGMTMLPAMPNKPKKNPLAYFAFYNNFSSLYIQINTGGPVLVGGAFVPHVYTPGEMLMRFAGMALMRGLTKSLGKGVTKFNHFLQGKFGKTNPVSRVLCKVGLEPVNFASGAMLFEWDDFEIEAGTSLQWTNVWYSDRPYQHGMLGNGIFNAHDLYIVPDEEDEVAVWVHPEELQPMPIPVPPVGEELTYYRSQKIWQYRPNSSIWIIRKGTDIYTYKRFHHITEGSIFKVIQIEYGDGTIREYEYQGRNIVLKNIKDVKSGFSIETVLHPELKKVSEVYYCYKNKRDLQVRYNYDERGNLTHVWDIHKKAIVFEYDDQNRVIKRTNRNEMSYHWEYDKKDRVVHTKGLEGFMEGFLKYNEEEGYTEVIYPKQNNKTERYYYDEDLLVYKQIDGEGGETWFDYTSHNELKMIGTPEGRVQGYTYDEMGNIKTFHTPDGEEYHYQHNELGQIIARFSPSGTSESWSYDEMGRITNYTDPNGEMVAYEYNENERLAKSASKQNVTTHYEYNQRLQITKLTSSIGTEQYWKYDDYGRLLAFSKQPLNRTVWNRDKMGRITEVNEQGQLPLKLRYDAYDLPVYATDGKAEWLMSYTPMGSLKRQVRRNALTYKKEETLVFGYDAYENLMSITNQKGEIYYFERDNNGNIIGETGFDGQQKFFVRNKDGMVTQSRTQNGKDIFYEYDLAGRLTQTHYPDGTWEAYQYDTYGMLIKADNEISSVSFQRNKSGFVTAEKQGDHSINYEYDDLGNLVGLKSSLGAEIDYSYNDLGQLNYVKAITKGIHQPWQMNLDISRNGQLFSREMTGGIESIFECDHTGMPVSQKVMVNKTGTAFHKDYHWASGSRLLQVLDRVMGSRTRFDYDAFGSLVAAEYSNGEIQYKNPDEIGCLYESARQNDRVYDKGGKLMRDKNWFYHYDNEGNLLLKSKRSINNIKPNQKEEENNSHPYYRSIAAEWLMKPKLQEVDHLPDVYENTPSEIQDPEWESGDWAYFWNANGMLAKVKRPDGKEISFEYDAIGRRISKIGNKKITRYIWDGNILLHEWSYDIKEEPKTFVDDEGKVIIQKEPTDNVVTWVYEADSFVPRAKIFNDKKYTIISDYIGNPIQGFDENGVLIWERELSIYGDIKKEKGENNFMPFRYQGQYYDEETELCYNRFRYYDVKSGNYISQDPIGLKGGLPNFYGYVVDPNKYTDVFGLEHHDLDAELVRGGKTIFSDEYISGGEKGGGRLNQQEALLTHTERKFLKDIDGMVKPGDHLKMTGELNPCRPGCQPAIRDFVHAKGVTAEYTASSTGKIYKWERLDNRFVLQTEIDAKGNATTYKYNILKRKRTKYK, from the coding sequence ATGGCAGATCAAAATAAAATAAAAAAAATAAAGGTTGCAAAGCCAGATATGAATCCGGACAGGTCGCTGAGTGTTTCCGCGGATGTTACTTCGTTCAGTAAAGAAAAAACAACTCAAGGCTGGAAAAACGGAATGAAAAATAATTTCGACTCCCTAAATCCTGTTTCAATGGTAAAATCCGTAGCTGGAGGAGACGGCGGAGAATCAAAATCGAGCGGAGGAGGTGGAGGCGGAACTTCCGTATCTGCAGAAAATACGGCACCGCAAAGTAAGGTTAAATTAATCAAGGTTAATACACCGGCTATTTCTCCAACCGCCATTCAGCATACGAGCAAACATTTTGATATTGTACTGGCGATCGATATCCACTGGACTCTGATTCCGCCGCCGCCGTCATTTATGCTGATTCCGCTGCCGTTGCCACACCCTTTTATCGGGATCGTTTTTGATGTGATGGATTATATCAAATTCAGCATTCCGGTTCCGCAATTTATAAGAAATTTAAAACCAGACCTTCCGGAAAGTATTCCGATGGGAGGTTCAATATATGTTCACGGAAGACATAAAGCGACCACTACCACAAGTGTGATGGGCGTTGTCATTCCTTTCAAGCACGTCACTTCTTTGATTCCTGTTTATATGATTCCTTTTCCACAGGAAGCTCCACATGAAGGCGAAGTATATTATGGTGCGCAAACCGTTTTGGGACAGGGAAGTAAAATGAGCGGAAATCAGCCACAGCAGGTTCTGACTTGTATGGGGCTGCCTTTTGGGATGACCATGCTTCCTGCAATGCCAAACAAACCGAAGAAAAATCCGTTGGCTTATTTTGCTTTTTATAATAATTTTTCAAGTTTATATATTCAGATCAATACGGGAGGTCCTGTTTTGGTGGGTGGAGCTTTTGTTCCTCACGTGTACACGCCGGGCGAAATGCTGATGCGTTTTGCAGGAATGGCTTTAATGAGAGGCTTAACGAAAAGTTTAGGAAAAGGGGTTACAAAGTTTAATCACTTTTTACAGGGAAAATTCGGGAAAACGAATCCTGTTTCACGAGTTTTATGTAAAGTGGGTCTGGAACCTGTGAATTTCGCTTCCGGAGCCATGTTGTTTGAGTGGGACGATTTTGAGATTGAAGCCGGAACTTCCCTTCAATGGACAAATGTTTGGTACAGCGACAGGCCTTATCAGCACGGAATGTTAGGAAACGGAATTTTCAATGCACACGATTTGTATATCGTTCCGGATGAGGAAGATGAGGTGGCAGTGTGGGTTCATCCTGAAGAGTTGCAGCCGATGCCAATTCCCGTTCCGCCGGTTGGTGAGGAGTTAACCTATTACAGAAGTCAGAAAATCTGGCAGTATCGTCCGAATAGTAGTATCTGGATCATCAGAAAAGGAACGGATATTTATACCTATAAGCGTTTTCATCATATCACGGAAGGCAGTATTTTTAAAGTAATTCAAATTGAATACGGAGACGGCACGATCAGGGAATACGAATATCAGGGTCGAAATATTGTTTTAAAAAATATTAAAGATGTTAAAAGTGGTTTCAGCATAGAAACCGTGCTTCATCCTGAGCTTAAAAAAGTTTCGGAAGTATATTATTGCTATAAAAATAAAAGAGATCTTCAGGTTCGTTACAATTATGATGAACGTGGAAATCTTACTCATGTCTGGGATATTCACAAAAAAGCAATCGTTTTTGAATATGATGATCAAAACAGGGTGATCAAAAGAACCAACAGAAACGAAATGAGCTATCATTGGGAATATGACAAAAAAGACAGGGTAGTTCATACCAAAGGTCTGGAAGGCTTTATGGAAGGTTTTTTAAAGTATAATGAAGAGGAAGGCTACACTGAAGTCATTTATCCGAAACAAAATAATAAAACCGAAAGATATTATTATGATGAAGATCTTTTGGTTTATAAGCAAATTGACGGCGAAGGCGGTGAAACCTGGTTCGATTATACTTCCCACAACGAATTGAAAATGATAGGAACCCCGGAAGGAAGAGTTCAGGGCTATACTTATGATGAAATGGGAAATATTAAAACTTTTCATACCCCGGACGGAGAAGAATATCATTATCAACATAATGAGCTGGGGCAGATAATTGCCCGTTTTTCACCATCAGGAACTTCGGAAAGCTGGAGTTATGATGAAATGGGGAGAATTACAAATTATACCGATCCCAACGGAGAAATGGTAGCTTACGAGTATAATGAAAATGAAAGACTTGCAAAAAGTGCTTCAAAACAGAATGTTACTACACATTATGAGTATAATCAAAGGTTACAGATCACAAAACTGACCAGCAGTATCGGCACCGAACAGTACTGGAAATACGATGACTACGGAAGACTATTGGCTTTCAGTAAGCAACCTTTAAACAGGACAGTCTGGAACAGGGATAAAATGGGAAGAATAACCGAAGTAAACGAACAGGGACAATTGCCATTGAAACTTCGCTATGACGCCTATGACCTTCCGGTTTATGCAACCGATGGAAAAGCAGAATGGCTGATGAGCTACACCCCGATGGGAAGCCTGAAGCGCCAGGTTCGGAGAAATGCCTTAACTTATAAAAAAGAGGAAACCCTGGTTTTCGGGTATGATGCTTATGAAAATCTGATGAGTATTACCAATCAAAAAGGAGAAATTTATTATTTTGAAAGAGATAATAATGGCAATATTATCGGTGAAACGGGATTTGATGGCCAGCAAAAGTTTTTTGTAAGAAATAAAGACGGAATGGTTACCCAAAGCCGTACTCAGAATGGAAAAGATATCTTTTATGAATATGATCTTGCCGGAAGACTTACCCAGACCCATTATCCGGACGGAACCTGGGAAGCCTATCAGTATGATACTTACGGAATGCTCATTAAAGCTGATAATGAAATCAGCAGCGTAAGTTTCCAGAGAAATAAATCTGGGTTTGTAACCGCTGAAAAGCAAGGCGATCATTCTATTAATTATGAATATGATGATTTAGGAAATCTTGTAGGTTTAAAAAGCAGTTTGGGAGCAGAAATCGACTATTCTTACAACGATCTTGGACAGCTTAATTATGTAAAAGCCATAACAAAAGGAATTCACCAGCCTTGGCAGATGAATCTTGATATCAGCAGAAACGGACAGTTATTTTCCCGTGAAATGACAGGTGGCATTGAAAGTATTTTCGAGTGCGACCATACCGGAATGCCGGTCAGCCAGAAAGTAATGGTTAATAAAACCGGTACAGCTTTCCATAAAGACTATCATTGGGCTTCAGGTAGTCGGTTGCTGCAGGTTTTAGACAGAGTGATGGGCAGCAGGACAAGATTTGATTATGATGCTTTTGGAAGCCTGGTAGCTGCAGAATATTCCAATGGAGAAATTCAGTACAAAAATCCTGATGAAATAGGCTGTTTGTATGAAAGTGCAAGACAAAACGACCGTGTTTACGACAAAGGCGGAAAGCTGATGCGTGACAAAAACTGGTTCTACCATTACGACAATGAAGGAAATTTATTGTTAAAAAGCAAAAGATCGATTAATAATATTAAACCAAATCAAAAAGAAGAAGAAAACAATTCTCATCCTTATTACAGATCCATTGCCGCTGAATGGTTGATGAAGCCGAAACTGCAGGAAGTAGATCATTTGCCGGATGTTTATGAAAATACTCCTTCCGAAATTCAAGATCCGGAATGGGAATCCGGAGACTGGGCTTATTTCTGGAATGCTAACGGAATGCTTGCAAAAGTAAAGCGACCGGACGGAAAAGAAATAAGTTTTGAATATGATGCGATCGGCAGACGAATTTCAAAAATTGGAAACAAAAAAATAACTCGTTATATTTGGGACGGAAATATTCTTTTACACGAATGGAGTTATGATATTAAAGAAGAACCAAAAACTTTTGTAGATGATGAAGGAAAAGTGATTATTCAGAAAGAACCCACAGATAATGTGGTGACATGGGTGTATGAGGCAGATTCTTTTGTTCCAAGAGCTAAAATTTTTAATGATAAAAAATATACGATCATCTCAGATTATATCGGAAATCCTATTCAGGGTTTTGATGAAAACGGGGTGTTGATCTGGGAACGGGAGCTCAGTATTTATGGTGATATCAAAAAAGAAAAAGGAGAGAATAATTTTATGCCTTTCCGCTACCAGGGACAATATTATGATGAAGAAACAGAGCTTTGCTACAACAGATTCAGATATTATGACGTTAAAAGCGGAAATTATATAAGTCAGGATCCTATTGGTTTGAAGGGCGGTCTCCCGAATTTTTACGGGTACGTCGTAGATCCTAATAAATATACGGACGTTTTTGGGCTCGAGCATCATGACCTGGATGCGGAACTTGTGAGAGGAGGAAAAACTATTTTTTCGGATGAGTATATCAGCGGAGGAGAAAAAGGTGGCGGAAGACTGAATCAGCAGGAAGCCTTGCTTACCCATACGGAAAGAAAATTCCTGAAAGATATAGACGGAATGGTAAAACCCGGAGATCACCTCAAAATGACGGGAGAATTGAATCCATGTCGTCCCGGCTGTCAGCCTGCGATCCGTGATTTTGTCCATGCAAAAGGTGTTACGGCAGAGTATACGGCTTCTTCTACAGGAAAAATCTACAAATGGGAAAGGCTCGACAACAGGTTTGTACTGCAGACAGAAATTGATGCAAAAGGTAATGCAACAACATACAAATACAATATTCTTAAAAGAAAAAGAACAAAATATAAATAA